In Canis lupus familiaris isolate Mischka breed German Shepherd chromosome 9, alternate assembly UU_Cfam_GSD_1.0, whole genome shotgun sequence, a single window of DNA contains:
- the LOC119876588 gene encoding putative ANKRD40 C-terminal-like protein — protein MTYAELVLKVRIQSPRENDFIEVELNREELSYQNLLKTSCCELGIEPEQVKTIRKLPNTLLRKDKDILRLRDFQEIELILMKNGSSELEEYTPSLIEKPCYNSNAAKLTY, from the exons ATGACCTATGCG GAGCTGGTGCTGAAAGTCAGAATTCAGAGTCCCAGAGAAAATGACTTCATTGAAGTTGAACTGAACCGAGAAGAGCTGAGTTACCAGAATCTACTAAAAACCAGTTGCTGTGAACTGGGGATTGAACCAGAGCAAGTGAAGACCATCAGAAAGCTACCAAACACACTGCTCAGGAAG GACAAAGACATTCTAAGACTACGGGACTTTCAGGAAATAGaactcattttaatgaaaaatggaaGCTCTGAATTAGAAGAATACACACCATCCCTGATAGAGAAGCCCTGCTACAACAGCAATGCTGCAAAACTAACCTAttag